The nucleotide sequence GAAGCAGTTTTCCAATTTTGGAAGCATGCCATCCGCTATAATTTTCTGTTTCAATAATTCTTGATAGTTGCCCGGTTCCAGGTGTTTTACCACAGAGGTCTCGTCCGTAATATCCATCAGCACCCCTTTCTTTTCAAAGCAGTAGTAGAGGGTGGTGTCATAGTTTGCGCTCATGCCAATGGCCACTTCCGAGGCAATGGTATCAGCATTGGTATTCAGCAATTGCCCTTCCTTGTTATGGGTAATGGCACAAAATACAGGCACAAAGTCGGCCTGCAACAATTTGTCTATAGCCCCTGCATTTACTTCCTCCACATCCCCGGCAAAACCGTAGTCTATTTCCCGTACTGGTCTTTTTACGGCGCGGATGGTATTGCCATCGGCCCCGCTAAGTCCTATGGCGTTGGTACCCCTGGCCTGCAATTGGGCCACAATATTTTTGTTGGCCAAGCCGCCGTAGACCATGGTGATTACTTTTAGCCCCTCTTCATCGGTAATACGTCTCCCGCCTACCAATTTGGATTCTATCCCCAATTTTTCAGCGATTTGGGTGGCCAGTTTTCCGCCCCCGTGCACCAAAATTTTAGGTCCTTCCATGGCTGAAAAGGAATCTAGGAATTTGTTGAGTTCGGTTTCGTTCTCAATAACGTTCCCGCCAATTTTTATTATAGATAATTTTTGTTTCATCTCTTTTTTTACTTTCTGCTTGGGACGCTTGATCGTTTTGTCCTTAGTTTAGGGTTTCAATCCCTTCCGTCCTCTCCTCCTATCGTCGGAGAAGCCACCTTCCCTTGCTAAGGGAAGGAGCCTGTTAGTATTTCAAAATATTTTATTACTCAAATTAATCAGCTCACACTTCGTAAAGTCTCCTGACTTGGCACTCCATAAAACCAAACTCTACAAGGTCTCGACTCCGCCTGCCTACCGTCAGGCAGGTTTGAAATCCCTTACTTTTAATCTAATCAAGAGTTATCTCATTACTCCTTAATCCTGGCTTTCAGAACCCTCCGGCTTCGCTTGTGGCGAAGCCACCTCCCTTCGTCTGAAGGGAGGAGCCGTGTTAACATTTTAAAATCATATTTTTTACTCTAACCAAACAGCTCCCCTCTTGGAACGAAGAGGGGAATGAATTTTCTGCTTTTTGGCAGAAAAGAAAGGGGAGTTTGAAATCCCCCACTTCTGATTTTATCTCGACACCTCTTTATTCATAAATACTGACTATCAGAACCCCTCCGTCTTCTCCTCCTATGGTCGGAGAAGCCACCTTCCCTTTACTTCACTTCGACACAGCTCAGCACAGGGCCAAGGGGAGGAGCCTGTTAGTATTTCAAATTATATTTATTACTCAAATTAATCAGTTCCCCTCTTGGAACGAAAACCCGAATTACCTCCTTATTCCTTATTCCAAGTCTTCAAAACCCTCCATCTGAAAGGAGGAGCTTTTATTAGGCTTTAAAATTATCTTTTATTTCACTTAATACCGATTCTAAATGATCAAATACCATTTTGTTTTCAAATCTTATCACTTTGTAACCCATTTTATTGAAATAGGCAGTTCTTTTTTCATCATAGTCCATGGCCTGGGGATTGTTGTGGATTTCTCCATCCAACTCCACAATTAAACGCTCTGCCGCACAATAGAAATCCACCACATATTTTGAAATACTATGCTGCCTAGTAAATCTTCTGCCCTCTAGTTTACGCGAACTTAATTACTTCCAAAGAAAGGCCTCGGCCGGAGTAAGTTTTGAACGTAGCTCACTCCTGAATCCCGCAAGTTCTTTTTTCGTATGTAGCTTATCCTTTGTCATTGCATTTTTACAGCTCGCCAAACTTTCGTCCTTATTCCAAAATCCGCGCTTTCAAAACCCTCCGGCTTCGCTTGTGGTGAATCCACCTCCCTTCGCACTTCGACTCCGCTCAGCACAGGTCTGAAGGGAGGAGCCCCTTATTTTCGTCATTCACTGTTCACTGCCACTGTATACTGACTACTGCTCACTGTTTACTGTTTACTGCCAACTGACTACTGTTCACTGCCAACTGTGCCTAAGCACCCAGACTCTCCAGCAACTTCTTTAACACAATTTGTGCGGAAAAGGTCCTATTGTTGGCCTGTTGTATGACCAAGGAATTGGGCCCGTCAAGAACCTCATCGGCTACCACTACATTACGTCTTACGGGCAGACAGTGCATAAACTTGGCCTTTCCCAATTTTTTATTGGTCATGGTCCAATTTTTATCCTGGTTCACCACCTTGCCATAATCCTGGTAGCTGCTCCAATTTTTAACATAGACAAAATCGGCATCTTCCAAAGCCTTGTCCTGATCGTATTCTATTTTGGCCCCCTTGGTTACCTCAGGGTTTAAATCGTATCCTTTGGGGTGGGTAATCGCAAAATCGGCATCCTGCAAATGCATCATCTCCACAAAGGAATTGGCCACCGCATGCGGCAATGCCTTTGGGTGCGGTGCCCATGATAAAACCACTTTTGGCCTTTTCTTTGTATTGTTTTCCGCCAAGGTAATGGCATCTGCCAAAGCCTGTAAAGGATGGCCCACCGAACTTTCCATATTCACCACCGGTATGCCCGCATATTTCTTAAAACCGTTCATCACCACTTCGGCCTCGTCTTTTTCCTTGTCGGTCAAAGAGGCAAAGGCCCTAATAGCTACTATATCGCAATATTGCGCCACTACCTGGGCCGCTTCCTTAATGTGTTCGGAGGTGCCCTGATCCATGATAGTACCATCGCCATATTCCAACGCCCATCCTTCACTTCCAAAGTTCATTACTATAACTTCCATCCCCAAGTTCATGGCCGCTTTTTGCGTACTTAAACGGGTTCTTAGGCTGTTGTTAAAGAATAACAAACATATGGTCTTGGCCTCTCCCAAGGCTTTAAATTGAAGCGGATTCGCCTTTAATGATCTAGCTTCTTCTACCCATTGTGGTAGGGAATCGATATCTTTTAAGGATAAATAGTGTTGCATTTTTTTATTTTATGGTTGTAAAAGCGGTTTTGTTTTCTAGGGCATCAATAATAAAATTGTCCTGTAGGCCATTTACGATCCAGGTCTCTACATTGGCCTGTCTGGCTATATTGGCCGCCTCGATCTTGGATTCCATTCCCCCGGTACCATGGGAGGATTTGGAGCTGCTGACCTCCTTTTGCAGATCGTCCAAGTTGCTCACCAACCTAATGGTTTCGGGCTTCTTATTAATAAACGACTCCTTGGTGTAAATGCCATCGGTATTGGTAGCAATGATCAAAAGATCTACCTTCATCAAGGCTGCAGTCAATGCCGCCAATTTATCATTGTCTCCAAACTTGATCTCATCGGTCGCTACCGTATCGTTCTCATTAATGATGGGGATAAAATTATTGGCTACCAGTACGTTGATGGTATTGCAGATATTTTCTTTGGAAACTTCCCTTTCAAAGTCGGAATAGGACAAAAGGCATTGGGAGGTAAACAATCCCAACTCCCTGAAGTTCTCCTGAAAAATCCGCATTAAATGAGGTTGTCCAATGGATGCCAAGGCCTGTTTAACAGTAATCTCCTGCCCATTGTGTTCCAATTTCACGAATTGCTTGGCTGCGGCAATGGCCCCGGAACTTACAATGATGAATTCGTAACTGTCCTTAAGTTTTGCGATCTGCCTACCAATATCCTCAATTTTTCCCCTGGAGATATGGTCCGTTTCCTTGGTGAGGGTATTGGATCCTATTTTTAATAATATTCTTTTCTTCTGCATGCTCTTTTTTTTAGACCTATTGTTCAGGTCTGGCTACTACCTTATTTGTCCATCGCCCTTTACATACCATTTGTTGGTCACCAAATGCTGTAGGCCAATGGGCCCCCTTTGGTGCAATTTATCGGTGCTGATGGCCAATTCTCCGCCCAGTCCAAATTGTCCCCCATCCGTAAAACGGGTAGAAACATTATGATATACTGCCGCGGAATCTACGGAATTCATAAAAAGATCGGCCTCTGGCCCTTCTTCCGTAACAATAACGGCGGAATGCCCCCCACCATAGGTATTTATTTTCTCAATGGCTTCTTCGGTACTGCCCACTTCCCCAATGAGGATCTTATAATCCAAAAATTCTTCAAACCAGCTTTCCTCTCCAGTAATTTCGGAAGTACCCTCTGTTTTGGCCAGGCTGCTATCTACCAGTATTTCTACTTTCTTCGCCTTTAATTCAGCTATCAAATCTTTTATAAAAGCTTCCTTGT is from Arenibacter algicola and encodes:
- the argB gene encoding acetylglutamate kinase, producing the protein MKQKLSIIKIGGNVIENETELNKFLDSFSAMEGPKILVHGGGKLATQIAEKLGIESKLVGGRRITDEEGLKVITMVYGGLANKNIVAQLQARGTNAIGLSGADGNTIRAVKRPVREIDYGFAGDVEEVNAGAIDKLLQADFVPVFCAITHNKEGQLLNTNADTIASEVAIGMSANYDTTLYYCFEKKGVLMDITDETSVVKHLEPGNYQELLKQKIIADGMLPKLENCFHALNKNVGKVCIGDLDMLNPKATLFTTITL
- a CDS encoding Rossmann-fold NAD(P)-binding domain-containing protein, which codes for MQHYLSLKDIDSLPQWVEEARSLKANPLQFKALGEAKTICLLFFNNSLRTRLSTQKAAMNLGMEVIVMNFGSEGWALEYGDGTIMDQGTSEHIKEAAQVVAQYCDIVAIRAFASLTDKEKDEAEVVMNGFKKYAGIPVVNMESSVGHPLQALADAITLAENNTKKRPKVVLSWAPHPKALPHAVANSFVEMMHLQDADFAITHPKGYDLNPEVTKGAKIEYDQDKALEDADFVYVKNWSSYQDYGKVVNQDKNWTMTNKKLGKAKFMHCLPVRRNVVVADEVLDGPNSLVIQQANNRTFSAQIVLKKLLESLGA
- the proB gene encoding glutamate 5-kinase encodes the protein MQKKRILLKIGSNTLTKETDHISRGKIEDIGRQIAKLKDSYEFIIVSSGAIAAAKQFVKLEHNGQEITVKQALASIGQPHLMRIFQENFRELGLFTSQCLLSYSDFEREVSKENICNTINVLVANNFIPIINENDTVATDEIKFGDNDKLAALTAALMKVDLLIIATNTDGIYTKESFINKKPETIRLVSNLDDLQKEVSSSKSSHGTGGMESKIEAANIARQANVETWIVNGLQDNFIIDALENKTAFTTIK